Proteins encoded by one window of Verrucomicrobiota bacterium:
- a CDS encoding MoxR family ATPase codes for MTTQVLVNARGTLQKIADNIGHVMRGQTAAIRKLLASMAGGGHVLLEDYPGTGKTTLAKALARSMDADFKRVQFTPDLLPSDILGVSIYNQKDQSFRFHEGPVFTHILLADEINRASPRTQSALLEAMAEAQVSVEGLQKKLPEMFFVIATQNPVEFRGTYPLPEAQMDRFATKFSLGYVSAVEEAQILSDQTRTHPMDSLKPCATLADVLALREAVKTVRLSDELRKYIVDLVAATRSVSGVQLGASPRASLALMKVTQALALFDGMEFVGPEQIQEMAIPVIAHRLVMDPQARFSGQTTRGVVEEVLKKIPVPK; via the coding sequence ATGACAACTCAGGTTTTGGTAAACGCGCGAGGAACACTCCAAAAAATCGCGGACAATATCGGGCACGTGATGCGCGGACAAACCGCTGCCATTCGCAAGTTGCTTGCTTCCATGGCTGGCGGCGGCCATGTCTTGCTGGAGGATTACCCTGGCACTGGCAAAACCACCCTGGCCAAGGCCTTGGCACGCTCCATGGATGCTGACTTCAAACGGGTGCAGTTTACGCCCGACCTGCTGCCTTCGGACATTCTTGGGGTTTCCATCTACAATCAAAAAGACCAGTCATTTCGCTTCCATGAGGGCCCGGTATTCACCCACATCCTGCTGGCGGATGAAATCAACCGGGCCTCGCCCCGCACCCAATCGGCTTTGCTGGAAGCCATGGCGGAGGCGCAGGTGAGCGTGGAAGGGTTGCAGAAGAAATTGCCGGAGATGTTCTTTGTGATTGCCACGCAGAATCCCGTTGAATTTCGCGGCACCTATCCGTTGCCTGAGGCGCAAATGGATCGGTTTGCCACCAAGTTTTCCCTGGGGTACGTGAGCGCCGTGGAAGAGGCGCAGATTTTGTCCGATCAAACCCGCACGCATCCCATGGACTCATTGAAACCGTGCGCGACCCTGGCCGATGTGCTGGCTTTGCGTGAAGCAGTGAAGACGGTGCGGCTCAGCGATGAATTGCGCAAATACATCGTGGATCTGGTGGCGGCCACCCGGAGCGTGTCCGGAGTGCAACTGGGGGCCAGCCCGCGCGCCTCGCTGGCACTGATGAAAGTGACCCAGGCGCTGGCGCTGTTTGATGGCATGGAATTTGTCGGTCCGGAACAAATTCAGGAAATGGCCATACCGGTGATTGCCCATCGGTTGGTGATGGATCCCCAGGCCCGCTTTTCCGGTCAAACCACGCGCGGCGTCGTCGAAGAGGTGCTGAAAAAAATTCCCGTGCCGAAGTAA